The following coding sequences lie in one Glycine max cultivar Williams 82 chromosome 19, Glycine_max_v4.0, whole genome shotgun sequence genomic window:
- the LOC100527897 gene encoding Glucosamine 6-phosphate N-acetyltransferase-like (The RefSeq protein has 2 substitutions compared to this genomic sequence): protein MENSEEQQKYRVRKLENSDKSKGFIELLQQLSVCDSVSDKEFEDRFRDLDVLGDDHVIGVIEDEASGKIIATGSVFIEKKFLRNCGKVGHIEDVVVDSSIRGKHLGKRIIKFLTEHARSMGCYKVILDCSVENKAFYEKCGFQQKSVQMAMYFP from the coding sequence ATGGAAAACAGTGAGGAGCAACAAAAGTACAGAGTCCGGAAATTGGAGATCTCGGACAAGGGCAAAGGCTTCATCGAGTTACTGCAACAACTCAGCGTTTGCGATTCCGTCTCCGACAAGGAATTCGAGGATCGATTTCGAGACCTGGATGTTCTCGGCGATGACCACGTGATCGGCGTGATCGAAGACGAGGCTTCCGGAAAGATCATTGCGACCGGGAGCGTGTTTATCGAGAAGAAGTTTTTGAGAAATTGCGGCAAAGTTGGGCATATTGAGGATGTTGTTGTGGATTCTAGCATTCGCGGGAAGCATTTGGGAAAGAGAATCATCAAGTTCCTCACGGAGCATGCGCGTTCAATGGGATGCTACAAGGTGATTCTTGATTGCAGCGTCGAGAACAAGGCGTTCTACGAGAAATGTGGCTTCCAGCAGAAATCTGTTCAGATGGCTATGTATTTTCCTTGa